In a genomic window of Amphiprion ocellaris isolate individual 3 ecotype Okinawa chromosome 11, ASM2253959v1, whole genome shotgun sequence:
- the LOC111580613 gene encoding ras-related protein Rab-17-like has protein sequence MGESLPRVPREAQHHNDTLRRPVQTLRVKMALLGSSGVGKSSLALRFSKRQFGSTSPTVGCAYLTQVVHLSNVTFRFEIWDTAGQEKYHSIAPLYYRGAHAALLVYDISKRETFIRAQVWLKELEKQYIPGSTVIWLVGNKADLAKDRQVSAKEGQSLATDRGLFFTETSALSGDQVNELLLAVAHRVNECIGAQQGGLSEWQEPALVNLRHQNRFNPFGSCCKVGP, from the exons atggGGGAAAGTCTTCCAAGGGTGCCAAGAGAAGCCCAGCACCACAATGACACTTTGAGGAGACCAGTGCAGACCCTCAGGGTTAAGATGGCACTTCTGGGAAGCTCTGGTGTGGGAAAGTCCAGTCTGGCTTTGAGATTCTCCAAGAGACAGTTCGGAAGTACATCACCTACTGTGGGCT GTGCCTACCTGACCCAGGTCGTGCATCTGAGCAACGTCACTTTTCGATTTGAAATATGGGACACTGCAGGGCAGGAGAAATACCACAGCATCGCCCCACTGTACTACAGAGGAGCCCACGCTGCACTTTTGGTCTATGACATCAGCAAAAGG GAAACGTTTATCAGAGCTCAAGTGTGGCTCAAAGAGCTCGAGAAACAATACATTCCAGGATCTACTGTCATTTGGCTGGTAGGCAACAAGGCAGATCTAGCTAAGGATCGGCAAGTGTCAGCGAAG GAGGGACAGAGTCTAGCCACTGACAGGGGCTTGTTCTTCACAGAGACCTCAGCCCTGTCAGGAGATCAAGTCAATGAGCTGCTGTTAGCTGTAG CCCACAGAGTGAACGAGTGCATTGGAGCGCAGCAGGGAGGTCTGTCAGAGTGGCAGGAGCCAGCACTTGTGAATCTGCGTCATCAAAACAGATTCAATCCTTTTGGATCCTGCTGCAAAGTTGGGCCATAA